CCGGCCTCCTCGGCTTCCTCGCCGCTCCCTTCTTCAGCAAGGCGGTCCGCTTTTTCCCGCCGGTGGTCACCGGCACCGTGATCACGCTGATAGGCGTGTCCCTGCTGCCCGTCGCCTTCGGCTGGGCGCAGGGACCCGATCCCTCGGCACACGACTACGGTTCGCGCACGTACCTCGGCCTGGCGGCGGCGACACTCGTCGTCGTCCTGGTCCTGCGCCGCTTCACCCGCGGTTTAGTCAAGCAAATAGCCGTGCTGCTCGGCCTGTTGATCGGCACGCTTCTCGCGATCCCCTTCGGGGCAACGGACTTCAGCCCCGTCGCGGACGCCGACGTGATCGGATTCCCGAGCCCCTTCCACTTCGGCGCACCGCAGTTCCAGGTCGCCGCGATCATCTCGATGTGCGTGGTGATGGTGGTCTCGATGACCGAATCCACCGCGGACATGCTGGCGTTGGGCGAGATCGTCGACCGCCCCGCCGACGAACGGACCATCGCGGCCGGCCTGCGCGCCGACACCCTCGGCTCGGCCCTCAGCCCCCTCTTCAACGGCTTCATGTGCAGCGCCTTCGCCCAGAACATCGGCCTGGTCGCCATGACCCGCATCCGCAGCCGCTACGTCGTCGCCACCGGCGGCGGCTTCCTGGTCCTGATGGGCCTGTGCCCGATGGCGGCCTCGCTGATCGCCGTCGTACCGCGCCCGGTGCTCGGCGGAGCGGGCGTCGTCCTGTTCGGCTCGGTCGCCGCGAGCGGCATCCAGACCCTGGTC
The nucleotide sequence above comes from Streptomyces sp. N50. Encoded proteins:
- a CDS encoding nucleobase:cation symporter-2 family protein; the protein is MTTRPEARAAAEPVVHPVDQKLPALKMATTGLQHVAAMYAGVVAPPLIVGAAIGLSGTELTFLTGACLFTAGLATFLQTLGIWKIGARLPFVNGVTFAGVAPMTAIVASTKDKSDALPIIFGAVIVAGLLGFLAAPFFSKAVRFFPPVVTGTVITLIGVSLLPVAFGWAQGPDPSAHDYGSRTYLGLAAATLVVVLVLRRFTRGLVKQIAVLLGLLIGTLLAIPFGATDFSPVADADVIGFPSPFHFGAPQFQVAAIISMCVVMVVSMTESTADMLALGEIVDRPADERTIAAGLRADTLGSALSPLFNGFMCSAFAQNIGLVAMTRIRSRYVVATGGGFLVLMGLCPMAASLIAVVPRPVLGGAGVVLFGSVAASGIQTLVKAGLERDDNILIVAVSLAVGIIPITAPDFYHAFPQTVRIVLDSGISTGCVAAVALNLVFHHLGRAREQARGTTGAVPLARQPIS